In Halichondria panicea chromosome 13, odHalPani1.1, whole genome shotgun sequence, one genomic interval encodes:
- the LOC135346395 gene encoding uncharacterized protein LOC135346395: protein MAAFRLLSKDETFDPGVNLDSCGEDSDSDNLNNDKLPSFGKGADSLDAVYNDLSCQCSGTKCLCDDHTLSCSHGGPDADPGPTKGCQCKRLQPQHQKRCKGEGATRLYNTNDDTFECGNAHSNLCKWCAQKCPYCPICGPQAARR from the exons ATGGCAGCCTTCAGGCTCCTCTCTAAAGATGAG ACATTTGATCCTGGAGTCAACTTGGACAGCTGTGGTGAAGATTCTGACTCAGATAACCTCAACAAT GATAAACTCCCATCCTTTGGCAAAGGTGCAGACAGTCTAGATGCAGTGTACAATGACCTGAGTTGTCAGTGCTCAGGTACCAAGTGCCTGTGTGATGACCATACCCTCTCGTGTTCCCATGGAGGACCCGATGCTGACCCAGGGCCTACGAAAGGATGCCAGTGCAAAAGGCTACAGCCTCAGCATCAGAAGAGATGCAAGGGGGAGGGGGCAACTAGGCTCTACAATACAAATGATGATACGTTTGAGTGTGGAAATGCTCACAGCAATCTCTGCAAGTGGTGTGCCCAGAAGTGTCCCTACTGTCCTATTTGTGGACCTCAG gcaGCCCGAAGGTAA
- the LOC135346762 gene encoding uncharacterized protein LOC135346762, with protein sequence MAQQADGDVSSFSSCLLSIRATGTITAPIASSKKIKYTCIAASQSYVALGANTGGVYCFHRDSYKYIRILASKEGSVSMIRFSPTGDYLAVCSGGGYLGLWELNLQEQGISKRVHVCSLLKEGVLRDLVWDSRGTRVFFGDDQGRVAVTHAPKQQKLFKKSDELLLQEKVPIVQLDVHQELLLVSTQTRCFIHRLLSKETVQIGTRPRDGMFGVCFYERGAEKPPIVFSARPGGRLWQADVEGTVVSTLKLKDAVSIPPSPVLGVGLSPDYSSSSEYILSHSLNFARLTLLHGSLMVGWVNKDLFLFEPGAYRLAAWTTDLGPILDLYCDGHQLFVLCEGGGVRVVSFVSMETCIQWLVRLELQEQATQVLAAHSEEISVKMASNEILYNDVRTLMEGPDEATPTLQALKTRLAELEDKYGHLTNAKPVDSKSSEESNIKESNIEEDAQLESAQLDNGYETVDLTAYSNDHLDGNIETDHTATVDHVISDIDHMTSEEASTDTHVTSDKDPQADFPLAFNLSSNQTEPTLDSTLIPSDQADSTLIPDDLGDSLASSSLTSLTQVVNNDDTISTSKETSRSNSRRSSTISAFPEEAGSVLYSRSQSQTIPSRVAPRTEVSMEGTPEYGTSVLSSSLVGGRVSISEPHSFENRLSFEPEGVDIETRVQKRPPPDFANRVAAALSSCSPDDDDVVVAVPVRSNSGSSKDGGKRSNKKKGSRKKKSASPQGKRLSTPDLPESFSSKTSSPSRSLSLVHIPEETLPFPEAGFPPPTPPSHQNSALSSQSVSPYPSRPHTPPPVLTSSTIVQNGFVPKYIDGPVNSLAEGFSESNLFVGLQKPSVLLSKMKNIAKQGVVESNRLQRPVEMVKELLSSLSSASQDSQPTLYTNENFVPSVTTPSPTSPPLEQGEMALSPTPPPVTGEEQTDGPTMDPETKEFIEATNSTWALLEDPLLYCAAASMAGPLQDWLSKLDTYRSHLLGSEREATNRGWSLDVNSTVMEIVSDLVSLYLEMGCYSDDLSPQGLAEFVCKYYPVLDMSRVWTMLSQQDWTVRVSVWRQLAACMDPGERSLQEVTSDPDHPQLYRLPSLLMRLYADSTHSFVEKCVSCYPTMTMWEVAVACEVGQSDHQNESCDGHPYTHYLSQLVESRQRDELAAVWSADSALLLKSLGAALESKPVASLLELLTEVCAQLRGESVTQAARDLCLKHRYWLGVVRLSVAMRDKRRALSVLVHMKDLSLFTSNQKWGDLLVTLEDWQLLLELLSSPDVHIETTPTHDTHSQASSTLPEATVQDKPVQPEADCPSAKQATVILDPSQTVTSPETDDVSKTLPCDGEHNAVAELTWAGVLRLMTGALPPEIVLKLLSGNHGKGFGGVLCEQLHGVLTQLVQIQTRQRSLGHSLLERVDQYLWSPRPTAIAPQLLTVQNSEMTGRQEDHPTPLMMTSVTPLSEWLEDAGVHWGVRTMPGSTCPLCRLSLLSPVSDLEPGVIALLCGHAYHKRCLPESACVVCFSENVKTNSKKLLN encoded by the exons ATGGCACAGCAAGCTGACGGAGATGTTAGCTCCTTCAGCAGTTGTCTACTCTCAATAAGAGCCACGGGAACCATCACAGCACCCATAGCGAGCTCTAAGAAGATTAAA TACACCTGTATCGCAGCATCCCAGAGTTATGTGGCACTGGGAGCCAACACTGGGGGTGTGTACTGTTTCCACAGAGACAGTTACAAGTATATCCGAATCCTGGCCAGTAAG GAAGGTAGTGTGTCGATGATTCGGTTCTCTCCTACTGGGGACTACCTGGCTGTGTGCAGTGGAGGGGGCTACCTTGGACTGTGGGAACTCAACCTCCAAGAGCAAGGCATCTCAAAG CGTGTCCACGTGTGCTCTCTACTGAAGGAGGGTGTGCTCAGAGACCTGGTATGGGACAGCCGGGGGACACGAGTGTTCTTCGGTGACGATCAAGGGAGAGTGGCGGTCACCCACGCACCAAAG CAACAGAAGTTGTTCAAGAAATCTGATGAGCTTCTACTGCAAGAGAAGGTCCCAATAGTTCAGCTG gATGTACACCAGGAGCTACTGCTTGTGTCCACACAGACACGCTGCTTCATACACAGACTGCTAAGCAAGGAGACGGTGCAGATTGGCACTAGACCCAGGGACGGGATGTTTGGAGTTTGCTTCTACGAGAGGGGGGCAGAGAAACCCCCCATTGTGTTCTCTGCTAGACCCGGGGGTCGTCTGTGGCAG GCTGACGTGGAGGGTACAGTGGTGTCTACTCTAAAGCTCAAAGATGCGGTGTCCATACCACCCTCTCCTGTACTAGGTGTGGG GTTATCTCCGGACTATTCAAGCTCTTCTGAATATATACTCAGTCATTCTCTCAACTTTGCTCGTCTGACACTCCTCCACGGTTCTCTGATGGTCGGATGGGTGAACAAGGACCTCTTCTTGTTTGAGCCGGGAGCGTATCGACTGGCTGCGTGGACCACTGACTTGGGGCCAATTCTGGACCTCTATTGCGATGGTCATCAGCTGTTTGTGCTGTGTGAGGGTGGCGGTGTGAGGGTCGTGAGCTTTGTGAGCATGGAGACATGTATACAATGGCTGGTTAGATTGGAGCTCCAAGAACAAGCAACACAG GTACTGGCTGCACACAGTGAGGAGATATCTGTCAAGATGGCCTCAAATGAAATACTCTACAatgatgtacgtacattgaTGGAGGGGCCAGatgaagccacacccactctacAAGCCCTCAAAACTCGATTGGCGGAGCTGGAGGACAAATACGGTCATCTAACAAACGCAAAACCTGTCGATTCTAAATCTAGTGAAGAGAGTAATATCAAAGAGAGCAATATCGAAGAAGACGCTCAATTGGAAAGTGCTCAATTGGACAATGGTTATGAGACAGTTGACCTCACAGCGTATTCAAACGATCATCTTGATGGTAACATTGAGACTGACCATACTGCCACTGTTGATCATGTGATCTCCGATATCGACCACATGACTTCTGAGGAAGCCTCTACCGATACTCATGTGACTTCTGACAAAGACCCTCAGGCTGATTTTCCATTGGCTTTTAACTTGTCAAGTAATCAAACTGAACCTACCCTTGACTCCACGCTGATTCCATCCGATCAAGCTGACTCAACATTGATTCCAGATGATCTAGGTGATTCGTTAGCTTCTAGCAGCCTAACATCTCTAACACAGGTAGTCAATAATGATGACACGATATCCACGAGCAAAGAAACAAGTAGATCAAATTCACGACGATCATCCACCATATCTGCATTTCCTGAAGAGGCAGGCAGCGTTCTTTATAGCCGCTCCCAATCTCAGACTATCCCCAGTAGAGTAGCTCCGCGGACAGAGGTATCCATGGAGGGAACACCGGAGTACGGCACTAGTGTCCTCTCCTCTTCACTCGTTGGAGGGAGGGTGTCCATAAGTGAGCCGCATAGTTTTGAGAATCGTTTGAGTTTCGAGCCTGAAGGGGTTGACATTGAGACTAGAGTACAGAAGAGACCTCCTCCGGACTTTGCTAATCGTGTGGCAGCTGCACTGTCGTCTTGTTCCCCTGACGATGACGATGTAGTGGTGGCCGTTCCTGTGAGGAGTAATAGTGGgag CTCCAAAGATGGCGGTAAGAGGAGTAACAAGAAGAAAGGCTCTCGTAAGAAGAAGTCTGCCAGTCCTCAAGGAAAGAGACTGTCCACACCTGACCTGCCAG AATCTTTCTCCTCAAAGACTTCCTCCCCGTCACGCTCACTGAGTCTCGTCCACATACCTGAAGAGACCCTTCCCTTCCCTGAGGCCGGTTTTCctccgcccactccacccTCACACCAGAACTCGGCTCTTAGCAGTCAAAGTGTGTCACCGTACCCCTcacgcccccacacaccaccacctgtCCTCACAAGTTCCACAATTGTTCAAAATGGCTTCGTACCAAAGTACATTGATGGTCCCGTCAACTCGCTAGCAGAAGGGTTCTCTGAGTCTAATCTCTTTGTGGGGCTACAGAAACCATCGGTTTTACTGTCCAAGATGAAGAATATAGCCAAGCAAGGTGTGGTGGAGTCCAACAGACTGCAACGGCCTGTCGAGATGGTGAAAGAACTTCTCTCGTCACTATCCAGCGCCTCACAAGACTCACAACCCACACTCTACACCAACGAGAATTTTGTACCCTCCGTAACGACCCCATCCCCCACCTCACCCCCCCTGGAACAGGGGGAAATGGCACTCTCACCCACTCCCCCTCCGGTAACGGGCGAGGAGCAAACAGATGGACCAACTATGGACCCAGAGACTAAGGAGTTTATCGAGGCCACCAACTCCACttg GGCCCTACTGGAGGACCCATTGCTCTACtgtgctgctgcctcgatggcTGGCCCTCTCCAAGATTGGCTGTCTAAACTAGACACCTATAGAAGTCACCTCTTAGGATCTGAGAGGGAGGCCACTAACCGAGGGTGGTCTCTTGATGTTAATTCCACTGTTATGGAAATCGTCTCCGATCTAGTTTCTCTGTATCTCGAAATGGGTTGCTACAGTGATGACCTTTCACCTCAAGGCCTGGCGGAGTTTGTGTGCAAGTACTACCCTGTACTGGACATGTCGAGAGTGTGGActatgctgagtcagcaagaCTGGACCGTGAGAGTGAGTGTTTGGAGACAGCTGGCAGCGTGTATGGATCCAG GTGAGAGGAGCCTCCAAGAGGTGACCTCTGATCCTGACCACCCTCAACTGTACCGACTACCATCTCTCTTGATGAG GCTGTATGCAGATTCCACCCACTCATTTGTCGAGAAGTGTGTGAGCTGTTACCCCACTATGACTATGTGGGAGGTGGCTGTAGCGTGCGAGGTCGGCCAATCAGATCACCAGAATGAGTCATGTGATGGGCACCCCTATACCCACTACCTCAGTCAGCTAGTAGAGAGCAGACAACGTGACGAACTGGCTGCTGTGTggagtgctgactcagcattgCTACTGAAGTCACTGGGAGCAGCTCTTGAGAGCAA GCCAGTTGCTTCATTGCTGGAGTTGCTAACGGAAGTGTGTGCTCAGCTGAGAGGGGAGAGTGTCACTCAAGCTGCTAGAGACCTCTGTCTCAAGCACAG GTACTGGTTGGGCGTTGTACGACTGTCTGTTGCCATGAGAGACAAGAGAAGAGCTCTCTCTGTGCTAGTACACATGAAGGACCTCTCATTGTTCACCAGTAACCAGAAATGGG gtgaccTTCTTGTCACTCTTGAAGACTGGCAACTGTTATTGGAATTGCTCTCCTCTCCTGATGTCCACAtagagaccacacccactcacgaCACCCACTCACAGGCTAGCTCCACTCTGCCCGAGGCCACTGTACAGGACAAACCAGTCCAACCAGAGGCAGACTGTCCCTCAGCCAAACAAGCTACTGTTATACTAGACCCCTCTCAAACTGTTACATCACCAGAAACTGACGACGTCAGTAAAACACTGCCATGTGATGGAGAACACAATGCAGTGGCTGAGCTTACGTGGGCGGGAGTGTTGAGGCTAATGACAGGGGCACTCCCTCCAGAGATTGTCCTCAAGCTTCTGTCTGGTAACCATGGCAAAGGGTTCGGAGGTGTTCTCTGTGAGCAGTTACATggagtgctgactcagctggtACAGATTCAGACAAGACAGAG gtcACTAGGACACAGTCTACTGGAGAGGGTGGACCAGTACCTTTGGTCTCCACGACCCACGGCCATAGCGCCACAACTTCTGACTGTGCAGAACTCTGAGATGACGGGAAGACAAGAG GatcaccccacccccctcatGATGACCTCTGTGACCCCTCTCTCTGAATGGTTGGAGGATGCGGGAGTACACTGGGGAGTGCGTACAATGCCAGGCTCCACCTGCCCCCTGTGTAGACTCTCCCTGCTCTCTCCTGTGTCAGACCTCGAGCCAGGAGTCATCGCTCTGCTATGTG GTCATGCCTACCACAAACGATGCCTACCAGAGTCAGCTTGCGTGGTGTGTTTCTCTGAGAATGTAAAGACTAACTCAAAGAAACTTCTTAACTGA
- the LOC135346765 gene encoding uncharacterized protein LOC135346765, whose product MAGEIDLFSFGQAVPPNKVVFGCAEERKMIPNHTLPTRMGIEMGIRGAPDRGPGRYDPDPVTLFPKPLGSRVHSTRGWYFGATLASRLPKYTMGSQPGPADYQKTTYIDPKTMYKPFGSDQSRLPADRRSLGKLGPGRYQHDVPMSRHVEYNASFGGERALRGIVTVKCTKGIPDKCKECKREPVGDYFENSNFALCPDCYKQLQESTPISKQDSLQRFYKVRDCRTVHKHEFLGKDSKIIIKTEKEQKKTRLKEAYLRLYYS is encoded by the exons ATGGCTGGAGAAATAGACCTGTTCAGCTTTGGGCAAG CTGTCCCTCCCAATAAAGTGGTGTTTGGATGTGCGGAGGAACGCAAGATGATACCCAACCACACCCTCCCGACAAGGATGGGTATAGAGATGGGTATCAGGGGGGCGCCTGATAGGGGACCCGGCCGCTATGACCCTGATCCC GTGACACTGTTTCCAAAGCCTCTCGGTTCACGAGTGCACAGTACCAGGGGGTGGTATTTTGGAGCAACCTTGGCGAGCAGGCTACCAAAATACACCATG GGTAGTCAACCTGGACCTGCCGACTACCAAAAGACGACGTACATTGATCCAAAAACAATGTACAAGCCGTTTGGCAGTGATCAATCAAGACTACCTGCTGACAGGAGGAGTCTTGGCAAGCTAGGACCTGGAAGGTACCAGCACGACGTCCCAATGAGCAGACATGTGGAGTACAATGCAAGCTTTGGTGGGGAGAGAGCTCTGCGTGGGATTGTCACCGTCAAGTGTACTAAGGGGATACCAGACAAG tgtaagGAGTGTAAGAGAGAACCCGTGGGAGACTACTTCGAGAACAGCAACTTTGCACTGTGTCCAGACTGCTACAAACAGCTGCAGGAGTCCACTCCGATATCCAAGCAAGACAGTCTGCAAAGGTTCTATAAAGTGAGGGACTGTCGCACAGTACACAAGCACGAATTTCTCGGGAAGGACTCGAAGATTATT ATCAAAACTGAGAAGGAACAGAAAAAGACACGCCTTAAAGAGGCTTATTTGAGACTGTACTATTCTTAA
- the LOC135346763 gene encoding phosphatidylserine synthase 2-like isoform X1, whose protein sequence is MASMDTRLVADQMANGGKGVEKEEHQQVYDDGTNTFFWQAHTISAGVLIGLGLIYVALFEQPHNDTMFNIQRGVVAVVIVFILIGMIHMPNGPFVRPHPALWRLVLCVLILYVLLLIFLLFQTTDDSRRFLTLIDSNLGKPLKETNYAVDCRVYAPDHPNGPFSNIMEKMDVFVLCHFFGWWGKAVIIRDWFLLTVLSIGFELVEYTLEVHLPNFGECWWDHWIMDALVCNSLGILCGMLTCEYLEMKTYQWRGLWKTPTLKGKMKRFVGQFMPYSWTSYRWAYTESFGRFSAICLLTIWFLMQEVNTFYLKAILWYPPEHMINVIREIIYGFGGACATHEIYEFLSTKDKNARVGRYVWLTFVAIFCEALLIVKMGWDVVTIPLPRTAVVFWTTLAGVFLIWVVWHFTLPFKHMPIIGPHYRRAMTKLSYIYMYIGLYKSS, encoded by the exons ATGGCCAGCATGGACACCCGTCTCGTAGCTGACCAGATGGCTAATGGAGGGAAGGGGGTCGAGAAAGAAGAGCACCAGCAGGTCTATGATGATGGCACCAACACCTTCTTCTG GCAGGCCCACACTATCAGTGCAGGGGTCCTCATTGGTCTGGGGCTCATCTACGTGGCTCTGTTTGAGCAGCCTCACAATGACACAATGTTCAACATCCAACGAGGAGTGGTGGCCGTGGTGATCGTGTTCATTCTCATTGGGATGATCCACATGCCCAATGGTCCGTTTGTGAGGCCACACCCTGCCCTGTGGAGACTGGTCCTGTGTGTGCTCATCCTCTATGTACTACTGCTCATCTTCCTGTTGTTTCAG ACAACTGACGATAGCAGACGCTTCCTAACTTTGATAGACTCCAATCTAGGCAAACCACTGAAGGAGACAAACTATGCTGTAGACTGTCGGGTATATGCTCCTGACCATCCAAACGGTCCGTTTTCCAACATAATGGAGAAAATGGACGTGTTTGTACTCTGTCACTTCTTTGGATGGTGGGGGAAA GCAGTAATCATCAGGGACTGGTTCTTGCTGACTGTGCTCAGTATAGGCTTTGAGCTAGTCGAGTACACTCTGGAGGTGCACCTGCCCAACTTTGGGGAGTGCTGGTGGGACCAC TGGATAATGGATGCTCTAGTGTGTAACTCTCTGGGCATCCTCTGTGGTATGCTCACATGTGAATACCTGGAGATGAAGACTTATCAATGGCGGGGGCTCTGGAAGACGCCAACACTTAA AGGCAAAATGAAGAGATTTGTTGGACAGTTCATGCCCTACTCTTGGACTAGCTATCGCTGGGCCTACACTGAATCATTCGGACGATTCAGTGCCATATGTTTACTGACAATATGG TTTTTGATGCAGGAGGTGAACACGTTTTATCTCAAGGCTATTCTGTGGTACCCTCCCGAGCACATGATCAACGTCATTCGTGAGATTATCTACGGTTTCGGAGGAGCGTGTGCTACACATGAGATCTATGAGTTCTTGAGCACCAA agATAAGAATGCTCGTGTTGGACGCTATGTGTGGCTGACCTTTGTCGCCATTTTCTGTGAGGCCCTTCTTATTGTCAAGATGGGTTGGGACGTGGTCACCATCCCTCTGCCGCGCACGGCTGTGGTGTTTTGGACCACCCTAGCTGGTGTGTTTCTGATATGGGTGGTCTGGCATTTCACTCTTCCCTTCAAACACATGCCCATCATCGGGCCGCACTATCGGAGGGCCATGACCAAATTGAGTTATATTTATATGTATATTGGCTTGTACAAGAGTAGCTAG
- the LOC135346763 gene encoding phosphatidylserine synthase 2-like isoform X2: MASMDTRLVADQMANGGKGVEKEEHQQVYDDGTNTFFWQAHTISAGVLIGLGLIYVALFEQPHNDTMFNIQRGVVAVVIVFILIGMIHMPNGPFVRPHPALWRLVLCVLILYVLLLIFLLFQTTDDSRRFLTLIDSNLGKPLKETNYAVDCRVYAPDHPNGPFSNIMEKMDVFVLCHFFGWWGKAVIIRDWFLLTVLSIGFELVEYTLEVHLPNFGECWWDHWIMDALVCNSLGILCGMLTCEYLEMKTYQWRGLWKTPTLKGKMKRFVGQFMPYSWTSYRWAYTESFGRFSAICLLTIWFLMQEVNTFYLKAILWYPPEHMINVIREIIYGFGGACATHEIYEFLSTKDKNARVGRYVWLTFVAIFCEALLIVKMGWDVVTIPLPRTAVVFWTTLAGVFLIWVVWHFTLPFKHMPIIGPHYRRAMTKLKSS, translated from the exons ATGGCCAGCATGGACACCCGTCTCGTAGCTGACCAGATGGCTAATGGAGGGAAGGGGGTCGAGAAAGAAGAGCACCAGCAGGTCTATGATGATGGCACCAACACCTTCTTCTG GCAGGCCCACACTATCAGTGCAGGGGTCCTCATTGGTCTGGGGCTCATCTACGTGGCTCTGTTTGAGCAGCCTCACAATGACACAATGTTCAACATCCAACGAGGAGTGGTGGCCGTGGTGATCGTGTTCATTCTCATTGGGATGATCCACATGCCCAATGGTCCGTTTGTGAGGCCACACCCTGCCCTGTGGAGACTGGTCCTGTGTGTGCTCATCCTCTATGTACTACTGCTCATCTTCCTGTTGTTTCAG ACAACTGACGATAGCAGACGCTTCCTAACTTTGATAGACTCCAATCTAGGCAAACCACTGAAGGAGACAAACTATGCTGTAGACTGTCGGGTATATGCTCCTGACCATCCAAACGGTCCGTTTTCCAACATAATGGAGAAAATGGACGTGTTTGTACTCTGTCACTTCTTTGGATGGTGGGGGAAA GCAGTAATCATCAGGGACTGGTTCTTGCTGACTGTGCTCAGTATAGGCTTTGAGCTAGTCGAGTACACTCTGGAGGTGCACCTGCCCAACTTTGGGGAGTGCTGGTGGGACCAC TGGATAATGGATGCTCTAGTGTGTAACTCTCTGGGCATCCTCTGTGGTATGCTCACATGTGAATACCTGGAGATGAAGACTTATCAATGGCGGGGGCTCTGGAAGACGCCAACACTTAA AGGCAAAATGAAGAGATTTGTTGGACAGTTCATGCCCTACTCTTGGACTAGCTATCGCTGGGCCTACACTGAATCATTCGGACGATTCAGTGCCATATGTTTACTGACAATATGG TTTTTGATGCAGGAGGTGAACACGTTTTATCTCAAGGCTATTCTGTGGTACCCTCCCGAGCACATGATCAACGTCATTCGTGAGATTATCTACGGTTTCGGAGGAGCGTGTGCTACACATGAGATCTATGAGTTCTTGAGCACCAA agATAAGAATGCTCGTGTTGGACGCTATGTGTGGCTGACCTTTGTCGCCATTTTCTGTGAGGCCCTTCTTATTGTCAAGATGGGTTGGGACGTGGTCACCATCCCTCTGCCGCGCACGGCTGTGGTGTTTTGGACCACCCTAGCTGGTGTGTTTCTGATATGGGTGGTCTGGCATTTCACTCTTCCCTTCAAACACATGCCCATCATCGGGCCGCACTATCGGAGGGCCATGACCAAATTGA AGAGTAGCTAG